The DNA window GCGCCGGTCGACCAGTACCTCGCCAGAAACCCCGAGCTGCTCCTCGACAGCCACGCCGAGAGCGCGCGCATCGATCCCGGCAACACCGAGATCCTCATCCAGCACCTCAAGTGCGCCGCCTTCGAGCTCCCGTTCCTCATGGGCGAGCGCTACGCCGTCCTCGCCCCGGAGGACACCACCGCCGCCCTCCGCTTCCTCGTCGATCACGGCGTCGTCCACGAGTCCGGCGACCGCTTCCACTGGGCCACCGACGCCTACCCCGCCAACCACGTCAGCTTGCGCGCCATCGGCTGGGACAACTTCGTCATCATCGACAAGGCCCACGGCCGCACCATCGCCGAGCTGGACTGGCGATCGACGCCCACCATGCTGCACGAGCAGGCCATCTACCAGCACGACGGCGAGCAGTACCAGGTGGAGCGCCTCGACTACGAGAACCACAAGGCGTACGTCACCCGCGTCGTCCCCGACTACTTCACCCAGGCGATGACCAACCGGAAGGTCGCCGTGCTCGACGAGAGCGCGAGCGCCTCGCTCGGCCGCGCCCAGGCCGCATGGGGCGAGGTGAGCATCGTGGAGAAGATCGTCGGCTACAAGAAGATCAAGTTCTACACCCACGAGAACGCCGGCTATGGCGACGTGCGCCTCCCCGACATCCAGAAGCACACCACCTCGTTCTGGCTCACCGTCCCCGAGGCCCTCTGCGAAGCACTCGGCATGGGCCGCCCCGCCGCCATCGAGGGGCTCCGCGGCATCGCGCGGGCCCTGGAGACCGTCTCCACCATCGCCCTCATGTGCGACCCGCGCGACATCGGACAGACCCTCGGTGACGCCGAAGGCGCAGGCCAGAACGGCGACCGCCCCCCGACTGGCGGCCACGGCCCGCAGCCCGGCTACGACCCGACCCTCTTCCTCTTCGACAACGCGCCCGGCGGCATCGGCCTCGCCGAGCGCATCTACGAGCGCCGCGAAGAGCTGCTCGCCCGCGCCCGCAAGCTCCTCACGGGCTGCGGCTGCGCCGCGGGTTGCCCTCTGTGCGTCGGCGCCGTGGAGCAGACGGCAGGTGCCGTGCGCAAGAACGCGACGCTCGGCTTGATCGCCCTCATCCTGCACCAGGCCTGACCCGCCGACCCCAGGCGCGGCGCCCCCTCTCCAGAACCCGGACACCAGCGCGCCGCCCCCTGCCGCAAGATGGACACCAGGCGCAGCGCCATGCCATCGTCCGTCGCACAGCTTGGTCAAAGGAGACGATGTCGATGAAGCTCTGGTTCGGACTCGCCGTGCTCACCCTGGGGTTCGCTGCGGCGTGCGATGACGGCGGCGACGGTGGCAGCGGCGGCAACGGCGGCAACGGCGGATCGAGCACCCCGCCGACCGGGTGCAACGCCGACCCCTGGAGCTGTCCCGCAGGGCAGACCTGCTGGCCCGACCAGACCGGCTCGTTCCAGTGCCTGAACAGCGGCCCAGGCGCCCTCGGCGCGTCGTGCCAGCTCTACAAGGGCCAGCCCACCTGCGGTGATGGCCTCGTGTGCTTGATGCTCGTGGGCCAGGCCGAGGGGATCTGCACCACCTACTGCGACCCCGCCGATCCCGCGCGGGCTTGCTCCGACGACGCCATCTGCGGACAGATCCAGCTCCAGGAGAGCGGCGAGCAGTTCCGTGCGTGCGTACCGCAGGGCGGAGGAGGTGGCGCAGGGGGCACCGGCGGTGCCGGCGCAGGTGGCGCGGGCGGTGATGGCGGCGATGGCGGCATGGGCGGCGACGGCGGTGGTGACGGATCCATGTGAGCCGAGCTGACGGCCACCCGAAGGTGGCGGTCGCATACCTCGCGCCCTCGCCCCCACGCCGCCCCTCCCCCACGACCTGTCTCTTCGCACCACCCCGCCCGCACTGCGTCCAGCGCATCAGCCCTGCGTCCAGCGCACGGCGATGTGTCCAGTCGCCTGCAAGTTCTTCAGCCACGCCCCATCTCGCAGATCATCCAGCGACGCACCGCTTCAGCCCGCCGGACACGGCCTCGCCGAACGCCGCATCGGACCCACCTGCGCCACGAAGCGTGGCACCATGACGGCACGTCACCTTCCTGAGGGGGCGAAGGAGGAACGGGAATGCTCGGATGGCGTGTCACGATCACCTTCGCAGCGGCCTTGCCGCTCGCGCTCCTCGCGAACGGCTGCAGCGACGACGGCGAGACGTCGACGGGTGGCAACGGGACCACCACGACCGGCACCACATCGACGGATCCTCCGGGCAATGCGCCGACTTATTACAAAGACGTCGCGCCCATCCTCATGGACAACTGCGCGAGCTGTCATCGCGCCGAAGGCATCGCCCCCTTCTCGTTCTTGACCTACGAGGACGCGAAGATCGCCGCGTACTCCATCCGCAACACGACGGAGCAGCGGCTCATGCCCCCCTTCGTCCTCGACAACACCGGGGACTGCAACACGTACAGCGACGCCCGCTGGCTCACCGACGAGCAGATCAAGACCATCGGCGACTGGGTCGAGGCCGAGATGCCCGAGGGCGATCCCGCAGACGGCCCCGAGATCCCGCCGCCTCCCGTCGGCCTCGATCGCGTCGACGTCACCTTCGACATGGGCGTCGAGTACACCCCCGATGCGTCCCTCACCGACGACTACCGCTGCTTCATCATCGATCCACAGCTCGCCAACGACGCCTACATGATCGCGTCGGAAGTGATCCCTGGCGACCAGCGTGTCGTGCACCACGCCATCCTTTACGCACTCGACGACGAGAGTGCCGAGCAGGCTGCCGCCGACAAGGACAACCAGGACAACCGCCCTGGCTACCCCTGCTTCGGCGGCGCGGGCGTCAACGCCCGGTGGCTGGTCGGCTGGGCCCCGGGCGGCCGGGCGACGACGTACCCCGAGGGCACCGGCATCAAGCTGGAAGCCGGTCGCAAGGCCGTGCTCCAGGTGCATTACAACCTCTCCAACGGCCCCATGCCCGACCGCACCCGCGTCGATCTCAAGCTCGCGCCGAGCGTCGACAAGGAGGCCGCCGTCACCCCCCTGCCCGCGCTGAACCTCAACCTCCCGCCAGGTCAGGAGCGCGCCGAGGCCAGCTTCCAGTTCACGCTCCCCGCGCAGACGCCCGAGATCACCATCTACGGCGTGGGTCCCCACATGCACACCCTCGGCAAGACGATGGACGTCTCGGCCGTGCGCGGCGACGACGAGACCTGCCTCGCCCGCGTCACCAACTGGAACTTCCACTGGCAGAGCAACTCGTTCTACACGACCCCGATCCGCGTTCGTGGTGGCGACACCCTCAAGATCACCTGCGGGTTCGACACCACCCGCCGCACGGAACCCACCACCTGGGGTGAAGGCACCGAGGACGAGATGTGCATCGCGTTCCTCTACATGACGCGGTAGTCCCGATGACGCGGTAGTCCCGCCGAGACCATTTCCCTCCGCACGCGGGCTGGCGTACGGCTCGCTCCATGAGCGAACCCGACGATCGCCTCGAGACGCGGCTCATCCACGCCGGTGAGCCGCAGCCACGCTTCGGCGGCGCCGTGGCCATGCCCGTCTTCCAGTCGTCGACCTTCGCGATCGACGGCGACGCGGGCTACCACGATCTCCGCTACATCCGGCTGAACAACACCCCCAACCACCTCGCCCTCGCGGAGAAGCTCGCTGCAATCGAGGGGGCCGACGCCGCGCTGGTCACGTCGAGCGGCATGGCCGCGGTCTCCACCACCCTGCTCTCCCTCCTCGGCGCGGGCGGCCACCTCCTCGCCCAGCGCGAGCTCTACGGCGGCACGCACGGCTTCATCACCCGCGACCTCCCCCGCCTCGGCATCACGCACACCTTCATCGACGCCGGCGACCCGAGCACCTGGGCCGCCGCCTTGCAGCCCAGCACCCGCGTGCTCTACGTCGAGGCCATCTCCAACCCCCTGGTCCGCATCGGCGATCTCGCCGCGGCCGCGACCTTCGCGCGCCAGCACGGTCTCGTGTCCATCATCGACGCCACCTTCGCCACCCCGGTCAACCTCCGCCCGCTCACGCTCGGTTTCGACCTCGTCCTCCACAGCGCCACCAAGTACCTGAACGGCCACACCGACATCGTCGCGGGCGCCGTCGTCGGACGCGCCGCGCTGATCGAGACGATCAAGCACCTGCTCGATCACCTGGGCGGTTCGCTCGATCCCCACGCCTGCTTCCTGCTCCACCGCGGCCTCAAAACGCTGGCGCTCCGCGTCCGCCACCAGAGCGCGTCGGCCCTCGCCCTGGCCCGCTGGCTCGAGCGCCACCCGGCCGTCGCCGCCGTCCACTACCCCGGCCTGGAGACCCACCCCGACCACACCCGCGCCCGCGCCTGGTTCTCGGGCTTCGGCGGGGTGCTCAGCTTCGAGCTGCGTGGCGGCGTCGAGGCAGCGGATCGCCTCATCGCGCGCACGCGCTTGATGACCCACGCGCCGAGCCTCGGCGGCCCGGAGACCCTGCTCACCCGACCGGCCACCGCCTCCCACGCCGGCCTCACTCCCGACGAGCGTCAGCGCACCGGTGTCACCGAGGGCCTCCTCCGCCTCTGCGTCGGACTCGAAGCGACCGAGGATCTCATCGCGGATCTCGAACGGGGCTTGGAGTAACCTCCCGCGCATGTCTTTGACCGGCGCCCTGCGCGCCCGCATCCCGGAGCGGTGGATCCAGCGATGGCCCACGATCCGCGCGGTGCTCGTCACGTACCACGTGATCGCCGTCTTCGTTCTCGCGTTCCCCACGCCCGGCGGCGTGATGCAGCGCTCGTCGTGGGAGAACCCCACCACGCAGAACGAGTTCCGTCTGTGGACCGAGCGGCTCCGGAACT is part of the Chondromyces crocatus genome and encodes:
- a CDS encoding trans-sulfuration enzyme family protein — its product is MSEPDDRLETRLIHAGEPQPRFGGAVAMPVFQSSTFAIDGDAGYHDLRYIRLNNTPNHLALAEKLAAIEGADAALVTSSGMAAVSTTLLSLLGAGGHLLAQRELYGGTHGFITRDLPRLGITHTFIDAGDPSTWAAALQPSTRVLYVEAISNPLVRIGDLAAAATFARQHGLVSIIDATFATPVNLRPLTLGFDLVLHSATKYLNGHTDIVAGAVVGRAALIETIKHLLDHLGGSLDPHACFLLHRGLKTLALRVRHQSASALALARWLERHPAVAAVHYPGLETHPDHTRARAWFSGFGGVLSFELRGGVEAADRLIARTRLMTHAPSLGGPETLLTRPATASHAGLTPDERQRTGVTEGLLRLCVGLEATEDLIADLERGLE